From a single Labrenzia sp. PHM005 genomic region:
- a CDS encoding rod-binding protein produces the protein MDLPLAPLQPRSNPLDVLQGVDRTSKAAARVAAEEFEAVFLNNMLQSMFKGLENGGAWDGGTGSDAWQSMLVDEYARTISAAGGVGIADSVERELLALQEGAQ, from the coding sequence ATGGACCTGCCACTTGCGCCTTTACAACCAAGATCCAACCCACTCGATGTCCTTCAGGGTGTCGACAGGACCAGCAAGGCCGCAGCCAGGGTTGCCGCAGAAGAGTTTGAGGCAGTTTTTCTAAACAACATGCTTCAGAGCATGTTCAAAGGTTTGGAAAATGGTGGCGCCTGGGACGGCGGAACCGGCTCTGATGCCTGGCAAAGCATGTTGGTAGATGAATATGCCCGTACGATTTCAGCTGCCGGCGGCGTTGGAATCGCAGATAGTGTAGAACGTGAATTGCTTGCTTTGCAGGAAGGCGCCCAATGA
- a CDS encoding flagellar basal body P-ring protein FlgI, with translation MRHLSTYFPGPASRFALFAIVLLCTQVLMTIAADASSRIKDIADFEGIRENQLIGYGLVVGLNGTGDSLNNTPFTQQSLQAMLERLGVNTRNSALNTNTVAAVMVTANLPPFSTQGTRIDVNVSALGDSSSLQGGTLLVTPLVGADGEVYAIAQGSVAIGGFTAQGDAASITQGVPTAGRIANGGLVERELEFKLASLTNVRLALRNPDLTTARRVALSINELIGMPTAEPVDPATVQLELPRQYDGNIVDLLTDIEQLIIEPDLAAKVVINEASGIIVMGQDVKVSMVAVAQGNLTVTIAETPEVVQPLPFANGQTAVVPRTELNVNTDPDAKLAIVPGTVTLKQLVDGLNALGIGPRDMISILQAIKAAGALQAEIEVL, from the coding sequence ATGCGTCATCTGAGCACATATTTCCCAGGCCCGGCCAGCCGGTTTGCCCTGTTCGCCATAGTGCTTCTTTGCACGCAGGTCTTGATGACCATCGCTGCGGACGCATCCTCGCGCATCAAGGACATCGCAGACTTTGAAGGCATCCGCGAAAACCAACTCATTGGATATGGCCTTGTGGTTGGCCTCAACGGGACCGGCGATTCGCTGAACAACACACCTTTCACACAGCAAAGTCTGCAGGCTATGTTGGAAAGACTCGGCGTCAACACTCGAAACAGCGCACTGAACACCAACACAGTCGCTGCTGTCATGGTAACCGCCAACCTCCCCCCGTTTTCCACGCAAGGCACACGGATTGATGTCAATGTCAGCGCTCTTGGGGATTCTTCATCCCTTCAGGGCGGCACTTTGCTCGTCACCCCCCTCGTCGGCGCGGATGGTGAGGTCTATGCAATCGCCCAAGGGTCTGTCGCGATCGGCGGCTTCACCGCACAAGGTGACGCTGCTTCAATCACTCAAGGTGTGCCTACAGCCGGCCGGATCGCAAATGGCGGTCTCGTTGAACGGGAACTTGAATTCAAACTGGCCTCATTGACCAATGTGCGGCTCGCGCTGCGTAATCCGGACCTGACTACGGCCCGCCGGGTCGCTTTGTCGATCAACGAACTGATTGGTATGCCGACCGCCGAACCGGTTGATCCGGCGACTGTCCAATTGGAATTGCCGCGCCAATATGATGGCAACATTGTCGACCTTCTGACCGACATCGAACAATTGATCATTGAACCCGATCTTGCGGCAAAAGTTGTCATCAATGAAGCCTCTGGCATCATCGTAATGGGGCAGGACGTCAAAGTGTCCATGGTGGCGGTCGCACAAGGCAACTTGACTGTCACGATCGCCGAAACGCCGGAAGTCGTACAGCCCCTGCCCTTTGCCAACGGCCAGACCGCCGTGGTTCCGCGCACAGAATTAAACGTCAATACCGATCCGGATGCCAAACTGGCGATCGTTCCAGGAACCGTGACTTTGAAACAATTGGTGGATGGTCTGAATGCTTTGGGCATCGGCCCGAGGGATATGATCTCGATCCTCCAGGCAATCAAGGCAGCAGGTGCGCTGCAAGCTGAAATTGAGGTGCTCTGA
- a CDS encoding flagellar assembly protein FliX, which translates to MRITGNKPLSGVQGRGAKKRSASGGEFTPDMGGASDLPQTNETAGGAGIQGIDALLALQEVDERSDRRKKAARHGHSLLDSLEMIRADLLAGQVSEDRLEHLAATVSNRQTSGDPKVDAVLEEIELRVKVELAKLGRFSDAPA; encoded by the coding sequence ATGCGCATTACCGGGAACAAACCTCTCAGCGGTGTCCAGGGGCGTGGAGCCAAAAAGCGCAGCGCCTCTGGCGGAGAATTTACGCCGGACATGGGCGGAGCATCGGATCTCCCCCAAACTAATGAAACAGCCGGCGGTGCCGGAATTCAGGGCATTGATGCTTTGCTGGCACTTCAGGAAGTCGATGAGCGCTCCGACCGCCGTAAAAAGGCGGCGCGCCACGGGCATTCGCTTCTTGATAGTTTGGAAATGATCCGCGCAGATCTTTTAGCAGGCCAGGTCTCTGAAGATCGGCTTGAGCATCTTGCAGCAACCGTATCCAACCGCCAGACCAGTGGTGATCCTAAGGTTGACGCTGTGCTGGAGGAAATTGAACTGCGCGTAAAAGTCGAGCTTGCAAAGCTTGGTCGATTTTCAGATGCCCCTGCGTAA
- the dksA gene encoding RNA polymerase-binding protein DksA: MTVDIESEYRPSQDEPFMNDRQREYFRNKLLAWKDEILKESAETLANLQEESQNHPDLADRASSETDRSIELRARDRQRKLISKIDDALERIADGSYGYCEETGEPISLRRLEARPIATLSIEAQEAHERREKVYRDD, translated from the coding sequence ATGACGGTTGATATTGAGTCTGAGTACCGACCCTCGCAAGACGAGCCGTTCATGAATGACCGGCAGCGCGAATACTTTCGAAACAAGCTGCTAGCCTGGAAAGATGAAATCCTGAAAGAAAGCGCGGAAACACTCGCGAACCTTCAGGAAGAAAGTCAAAACCATCCCGATTTGGCTGATCGTGCGTCTTCAGAGACTGACCGGTCTATTGAACTGCGGGCCCGTGACCGTCAGCGCAAATTGATCTCCAAGATCGACGACGCGTTGGAGCGAATCGCGGATGGCAGCTACGGCTATTGTGAAGAGACTGGCGAACCGATTTCTTTGCGCAGGCTCGAAGCGCGGCCAATTGCCACTTTGTCGATCGAAGCTCAGGAAGCGCATGAGCGCCGCGAGAAGGTGTATCGCGACGACTGA
- a CDS encoding MarR family winged helix-turn-helix transcriptional regulator, translating to MRSIYCNMIAYASTLQYTLGMTDINTTNALRLLQVADNFRAELSGEFSAVHGISVNEFFLLLHVNRSTAHRLSRVDLARRMHVSASTITRMAAPMEKIGLLGRKMDERDARLVYVVATEAGKEKLAEALETFSKRANYLFSDRWADEDIENFAEMLRRLISGSTDRLA from the coding sequence ATGCGATCCATATATTGCAATATGATTGCTTATGCAAGCACATTGCAATATACTCTAGGCATGACTGATATAAACACGACCAACGCACTGCGCCTGCTTCAGGTAGCAGACAACTTCAGGGCCGAGCTTTCTGGCGAGTTTTCAGCCGTTCACGGTATTTCCGTGAACGAGTTTTTTCTGCTCCTTCATGTAAATCGCTCGACGGCGCACAGATTGTCACGTGTCGATCTGGCAAGACGAATGCATGTCAGCGCCTCGACGATAACCCGCATGGCCGCTCCGATGGAAAAGATCGGACTGTTGGGCAGAAAGATGGACGAGCGAGACGCTCGGTTGGTCTACGTCGTTGCGACCGAAGCCGGAAAAGAGAAGCTGGCGGAAGCGCTTGAGACATTCTCCAAAAGGGCGAATTATCTTTTTAGTGATAGGTGGGCTGACGAAGACATCGAAAACTTTGCCGAAATGCTACGTCGTCTAATTTCTGGATCGACGGACAGACTGGCTTGA
- a CDS encoding ABA4-like family protein, giving the protein MTFEIWFSVAGIAAMLGWLTLLVSPLIPRWSDRIAGSILPISLSLGYVALVVVPSSSSEGGFGTLAEVIKLFSHEQAALAGWVHFLAFDLFVGAWICRTARAEAISFWLVAPILLLTFMFGPAGLLAFWVVRSGVWVKSARKSAETSEVVP; this is encoded by the coding sequence ATGACTTTCGAAATCTGGTTCTCGGTCGCTGGCATCGCAGCCATGTTAGGGTGGCTGACGCTGCTCGTTTCGCCGCTCATTCCTAGATGGTCTGATCGAATTGCTGGCTCCATATTGCCCATCAGTCTCAGCTTAGGGTACGTCGCGCTGGTGGTTGTTCCATCATCAAGCAGCGAGGGCGGCTTTGGCACGCTTGCGGAGGTCATCAAGCTGTTTTCCCATGAGCAAGCAGCGCTCGCGGGATGGGTGCATTTCTTGGCGTTCGATCTGTTTGTTGGTGCCTGGATTTGCCGCACTGCTCGCGCGGAAGCTATCAGCTTCTGGCTTGTTGCACCTATCCTTCTGTTAACGTTCATGTTTGGCCCTGCGGGTCTCCTGGCTTTTTGGGTTGTTCGATCCGGCGTGTGGGTCAAATCGGCACGAAAATCCGCAGAAACAAGTGAGGTTGTTCCATGA
- a CDS encoding ATP-binding protein, whose translation MNDGQKSLIHLICGPIGAGKTTYSRELAALSGGVVFSIDEWMVSLFGEDAPKSADPDWIFPRVDRCEKQMWAMAKRLGALHVPSILDFGFQRYEHRRRYINFANEAGLAAKMHVLDVEASERWKRIEARNTTKGETFHLVISRGMFDYIEATWEQPSEDETASVSRTSFD comes from the coding sequence ATGAACGACGGTCAAAAATCTCTCATTCACCTGATCTGCGGTCCAATCGGTGCGGGCAAGACGACATATTCTCGAGAGTTGGCGGCTTTGTCTGGCGGTGTTGTGTTCTCCATCGACGAATGGATGGTGTCGCTGTTTGGGGAGGATGCGCCGAAAAGTGCAGACCCAGACTGGATTTTTCCGCGCGTGGATCGTTGCGAAAAGCAAATGTGGGCAATGGCGAAGCGGCTTGGAGCGCTGCATGTGCCATCAATTCTGGATTTCGGCTTTCAAAGATATGAGCACCGCCGAAGGTATATCAACTTCGCAAATGAGGCCGGACTTGCAGCAAAGATGCACGTTCTTGACGTCGAGGCTTCGGAAAGATGGAAACGTATCGAGGCTCGAAACACGACCAAAGGAGAGACGTTCCATTTAGTGATTTCACGCGGCATGTTTGACTATATCGAGGCGACCTGGGAGCAGCCGAGCGAGGATGAAACAGCTTCCGTCTCAAGAACAAGTTTTGATTAG
- the flgH gene encoding flagellar basal body L-ring protein FlgH: protein MFTHRNPSLLASIALAALLAGCGSADRLANVGKQPALNAIQDPTTTPGYRPVQMPMPDPVQAHYNPNSLWQSGSRAFFKDQRASQVGDLLTVIVSIDEKAEIENDTDRSRTETNGSGVTGALGTAIDTIFLPAGTTASNLGAVNSNSSFAGSGKVDREEELNTTVAAVVTQVLPNGNMVIEGRQEIRVNFEVRELIVAGIVRPEDITSNNTIQSQQIAEARIGYGGRGQITDVQQPRYGNQVLDILLPF from the coding sequence ATGTTCACTCATCGCAATCCTTCTCTCTTGGCAAGCATCGCGCTTGCCGCCTTGCTCGCCGGATGCGGCAGCGCCGACCGTCTGGCAAATGTCGGCAAGCAACCGGCACTCAACGCCATCCAAGATCCGACCACAACGCCGGGATACCGGCCGGTCCAAATGCCAATGCCGGATCCAGTTCAGGCACATTACAACCCGAACTCACTATGGCAATCCGGCAGCCGCGCCTTCTTTAAGGACCAACGGGCCAGCCAAGTCGGCGATCTTTTGACTGTCATTGTGTCTATTGATGAAAAAGCCGAGATTGAAAATGACACAGATAGGAGCCGGACTGAGACGAACGGCTCGGGTGTTACCGGCGCCCTCGGCACGGCCATAGACACCATATTCCTTCCCGCAGGTACAACCGCCAGCAATCTTGGCGCAGTCAACAGCAACTCAAGCTTTGCTGGTTCCGGCAAGGTTGACCGGGAGGAAGAGTTAAACACCACTGTCGCCGCAGTAGTCACCCAGGTTCTACCCAACGGCAACATGGTCATCGAAGGCCGTCAGGAAATCCGGGTCAACTTCGAAGTACGTGAGCTGATCGTTGCCGGTATTGTCAGACCGGAAGACATCACGTCAAACAACACCATCCAGAGCCAGCAGATCGCCGAAGCGCGGATTGGGTATGGCGGCCGCGGCCAAATCACCGACGTCCAGCAACCACGCTACGGCAACCAGGTCCTGGATATCCTCCTGCCCTTCTAA
- the flgA gene encoding flagellar basal body P-ring formation chaperone FlgA — protein sequence MKTLLIAALSLTMAALAGIPASANERPVLRSQVMTLSEIVTVGDFYSNAGGLATVPLFRSPDMGTSGNVPASMVAKRARDAGLTAAGTDGLRTVVVHRGATKLNRFQLENLIRMDFSRRNASLDEAALDIKLIQAPVQILADPKVQDPIRINRIDWSQESGYFTAYATVAVEHGTKPLMITGSAVEMIEVLALSQPLKRGDIVQEADLTTVRLPKSKVMSAALHDSKDIIGKAARVNMRSNQPLSRKDFERPILISRGDKVTVTFNLGAMKLTSRAKALTNGAKGDVIDVMNLQSRRVVPATVSSRGQVLVHAAHAVVASLNKEAN from the coding sequence ATGAAGACCTTACTGATAGCCGCTCTTAGCCTGACCATGGCTGCACTTGCCGGTATACCGGCAAGTGCAAACGAGCGCCCGGTGCTGCGCTCACAGGTTATGACGTTGTCTGAAATCGTCACCGTCGGCGATTTCTATTCGAACGCTGGCGGTTTAGCCACGGTGCCCCTGTTCCGCTCGCCGGATATGGGAACATCCGGAAATGTTCCAGCTAGTATGGTGGCGAAGCGGGCACGTGATGCCGGACTTACAGCAGCAGGAACAGATGGACTGCGGACCGTAGTGGTTCACCGGGGCGCGACCAAACTCAACCGTTTTCAGCTGGAGAACTTGATCCGCATGGATTTCTCCAGACGAAATGCCAGTCTGGACGAAGCAGCCTTGGACATCAAACTGATCCAGGCACCAGTGCAGATTCTTGCCGACCCAAAAGTTCAAGATCCTATCCGGATTAATCGAATAGATTGGTCCCAGGAGTCTGGCTATTTCACCGCATATGCAACGGTAGCGGTCGAACACGGTACCAAACCACTGATGATCACAGGATCTGCAGTGGAAATGATCGAGGTTCTGGCTCTGAGCCAGCCTTTGAAACGCGGCGATATCGTTCAAGAAGCCGACCTGACAACCGTCCGGCTTCCCAAGTCCAAAGTCATGTCAGCAGCACTTCATGACAGCAAGGACATCATCGGCAAGGCAGCGCGCGTCAACATGCGCTCAAACCAACCGCTTTCGCGCAAAGACTTCGAACGCCCCATCCTGATTTCGCGCGGCGATAAGGTGACTGTCACCTTTAACCTCGGCGCCATGAAACTCACATCCCGGGCCAAGGCCCTTACCAACGGCGCCAAGGGCGACGTTATCGATGTGATGAACCTCCAGTCGCGGCGCGTTGTCCCTGCGACAGTATCCTCCCGCGGCCAAGTACTTGTTCATGCCGCCCATGCAGTTGTTGCAAGCCTGAACAAAGAGGCCAACTAA
- the flgG gene encoding flagellar basal-body rod protein FlgG, with amino-acid sequence MRALHTAATGMKAQEYNVEVISNNVANMRTTGFKKQRADFQDLLYQNLRRMGTETSDSGTIVPTGIQIGTGVKLASTARIMSQGSLEQTGKDLDLAIRGEGFFQIELPGGTTAYSRDGSFERDANGQLVTVDGYPLEPNITIPETTRDLTIAADGKVQGVDEAGATVDLGQIQLARFVNKAGLEAIGDNLFLETDASGAPQTGNPNDESFGSTQQYFLEMANVDAVTEIADLIAAQRAYEMNSKVIQAADQMYSTTTQIR; translated from the coding sequence ATGAGAGCACTCCACACTGCCGCTACCGGAATGAAGGCGCAGGAATACAATGTCGAAGTTATTTCGAACAATGTCGCCAACATGCGAACCACCGGCTTCAAGAAGCAACGGGCCGATTTCCAGGATCTGCTGTACCAAAACCTTCGGAGAATGGGCACAGAGACATCCGATTCAGGGACAATAGTTCCCACCGGTATTCAGATCGGTACCGGTGTGAAGCTGGCATCAACAGCCCGCATCATGTCTCAGGGCTCGCTTGAGCAAACAGGTAAAGACCTGGATTTGGCTATTCGGGGCGAAGGCTTCTTTCAAATTGAACTTCCTGGCGGCACAACTGCCTATTCCAGAGATGGCTCATTTGAGCGAGATGCCAATGGCCAGCTGGTAACCGTGGATGGTTATCCACTTGAACCGAATATTACAATTCCTGAAACCACCAGAGATCTAACCATCGCAGCCGATGGAAAGGTTCAAGGTGTCGACGAAGCTGGCGCGACTGTCGACCTCGGTCAGATTCAGTTGGCCCGTTTCGTCAACAAGGCCGGCTTGGAAGCAATCGGCGATAACTTGTTCCTCGAAACCGATGCCAGCGGTGCACCGCAAACCGGAAACCCAAATGATGAAAGTTTCGGAAGTACACAGCAGTACTTTCTCGAAATGGCCAACGTTGATGCGGTGACGGAGATTGCAGACTTGATCGCTGCCCAGCGCGCCTATGAGATGAATTCCAAAGTCATCCAGGCCGCCGACCAGATGTACTCGACCACAACTCAGATCCGCTAG
- the flgF gene encoding flagellar basal-body rod protein FlgF, with the protein MENAQLIALSRQHVLRNRLDVVANNMANINTPGFKSQDLHFSEYVMAVAENTAFEPQDRKMSYVDMFTTRTNFDPGSVMTTGNDLDFALNSEGFFVVQLEDGTEAYTRAGSFHLNAQGQLVAPGGLPVLTDQGPVTITREDGLVEVSAEGIIATDNGIRGRLRVVNFEDLRKLEKIGDTLFVGEDPIPATDVRMIQGAVEGSNVFGVTEVSRLIEVTRAYESMTNLLKEIDDLRQQAVRTLGTFEG; encoded by the coding sequence ATGGAGAATGCTCAGCTAATCGCGTTGTCGCGACAGCATGTATTGAGAAACCGGCTGGATGTGGTCGCCAACAATATGGCGAACATCAATACACCCGGCTTTAAATCTCAAGATCTTCATTTCTCAGAATACGTGATGGCTGTTGCGGAGAACACCGCATTTGAGCCACAGGACAGAAAAATGTCCTACGTGGATATGTTCACCACACGGACCAATTTTGATCCCGGCTCCGTTATGACGACCGGAAACGACTTGGACTTTGCGCTAAACAGCGAAGGGTTTTTCGTCGTTCAGTTGGAAGACGGAACAGAGGCTTATACGCGCGCTGGTTCGTTTCATCTGAATGCCCAAGGTCAACTCGTTGCCCCCGGCGGTCTACCCGTCCTGACAGACCAAGGTCCTGTGACCATTACCCGGGAAGATGGATTGGTCGAGGTCTCCGCAGAGGGCATCATAGCAACGGACAACGGCATTAGGGGCCGGTTGCGCGTTGTCAATTTCGAAGATCTCCGCAAACTCGAGAAAATCGGCGACACCCTATTTGTCGGCGAAGATCCTATTCCCGCTACAGATGTCCGCATGATCCAAGGAGCTGTTGAAGGCTCCAATGTATTTGGCGTGACTGAGGTGAGCCGGCTGATCGAAGTTACACGTGCCTACGAATCCATGACGAACTTACTCAAAGAAATCGATGACTTGCGACAGCAAGCCGTCCGGACACTCGGCACCTTCGAAGGCTGA
- a CDS encoding flagellar basal body-associated FliL family protein: MADENAAAEEEGEEEAAGGGKKKLILFGAIGLVVLLAAGGGAYFFLMGDDVPAPGPGDGPVPQEAQKPVVFYDLPEMTVNLATEGRTTYLKVRIALEVENRAMIEQIQPFLPRILDAFQIYLRELRPADLEGSAGLFRLKEELLRRINLSVYPAKVEGVLFKEILVQ, encoded by the coding sequence ATGGCCGACGAGAACGCCGCAGCCGAGGAAGAAGGCGAGGAAGAAGCCGCCGGCGGTGGCAAGAAAAAACTCATTCTCTTTGGGGCGATTGGGCTTGTCGTTCTGCTTGCCGCTGGAGGCGGGGCCTACTTCTTTCTGATGGGGGATGATGTGCCAGCGCCTGGGCCGGGCGATGGGCCGGTGCCGCAAGAAGCGCAGAAGCCGGTGGTTTTTTATGACCTGCCGGAAATGACTGTGAATTTGGCGACTGAGGGCCGCACGACCTATCTCAAGGTCCGCATTGCCCTTGAAGTTGAAAATCGCGCAATGATCGAGCAGATCCAGCCGTTTTTGCCACGGATTCTGGATGCGTTTCAGATTTATTTGCGTGAACTCCGCCCTGCGGACCTGGAGGGGTCTGCTGGTCTGTTCCGTCTGAAGGAAGAATTGCTCAGGCGGATCAATTTGTCGGTTTATCCGGCAAAAGTCGAAGGGGTGCTGTTCAAGGAAATCCTTGTACAGTGA
- the fliM gene encoding flagellar motor switch protein FliM, whose amino-acid sequence MADAEEDDLSEEDMADAWGAALAEQGAGGDEDDDLAAAWGAALEEQGAGSSDDMAAQWAAMIDDSEPDLENATRGADRVLNQEEIDNLLGFNIEDTIAGDQSGIRALINSAMVSYERLPMLEIVFDRLVRLTTTSLRNFTSDNVEVSLDAISSVRFGDYLNSIPLPAILGIFKAEEWDGFGMITVESSLIYSIIDVLLGGGRGTTAARVEGRPYTTIETNLVQQMVQLILQDAEQAFAPLSPVHFNLERLETNPRFAAISRPANAAILVELRIDMEDRGGTVEIMMPYATLEPIRDLLLQMFMGEKFGRDPIWEGHLATEIHAAEVEVDAVLYETYLPLGRVLSLDVGQTLVFDVSPTDPVLVKCGNIPLTEGTLGKTEDSIAIRVAKNLRKPKMTLAAFERAMQSEMEQP is encoded by the coding sequence ATGGCTGACGCCGAAGAAGACGATCTGTCCGAAGAGGATATGGCCGACGCATGGGGTGCTGCTCTCGCTGAGCAGGGCGCTGGCGGCGACGAAGACGATGATTTGGCCGCGGCCTGGGGCGCTGCTCTAGAAGAGCAGGGTGCCGGAAGCTCGGACGATATGGCTGCGCAATGGGCGGCCATGATCGACGACAGCGAGCCGGACCTGGAAAACGCGACCCGTGGTGCGGATCGTGTTCTCAACCAGGAAGAGATCGACAACCTTCTCGGCTTCAACATTGAAGACACCATTGCCGGTGATCAGAGCGGTATCCGTGCGCTCATCAACTCCGCAATGGTTTCTTACGAGCGTCTGCCAATGCTCGAAATCGTGTTCGACCGTCTTGTTCGGTTGACCACGACATCCTTGCGCAACTTCACGTCCGACAACGTTGAGGTGTCTCTTGATGCCATCAGTTCCGTTCGGTTTGGCGATTACCTGAATTCCATCCCTCTGCCGGCGATCCTTGGTATTTTCAAGGCTGAAGAGTGGGACGGCTTTGGGATGATCACGGTTGAATCCAGCCTTATTTATTCGATTATTGATGTGCTGCTTGGTGGAGGCCGTGGAACTACCGCTGCAAGGGTCGAAGGACGGCCCTATACGACGATTGAAACGAACCTCGTGCAGCAAATGGTTCAGCTGATTTTGCAGGATGCGGAACAGGCTTTCGCGCCGCTGTCTCCGGTTCATTTCAATCTGGAGCGTCTTGAGACCAATCCGCGCTTTGCAGCGATTTCCCGTCCGGCGAACGCCGCGATTCTCGTCGAACTTCGCATCGATATGGAAGATCGGGGCGGGACGGTCGAAATCATGATGCCCTACGCAACTTTGGAGCCGATCCGTGATCTGCTGCTCCAGATGTTCATGGGTGAAAAATTCGGCCGGGATCCGATCTGGGAAGGCCATTTGGCAACAGAAATTCATGCCGCGGAAGTTGAAGTCGATGCGGTGCTTTACGAAACGTATTTGCCGCTTGGCCGGGTGCTCAGCTTGGATGTCGGGCAAACGCTGGTATTCGACGTCTCCCCGACGGATCCAGTACTCGTAAAGTGTGGAAACATCCCTTTGACAGAGGGGACGCTTGGCAAGACCGAAGATTCCATTGCCATCCGCGTCGCAAAGAATTTGCGCAAACCGAAAATGACCCTGGCAGCCTTTGAGCGCGCCATGCAGAGCGAAATGGAGCAACCATGA
- a CDS encoding DUF6468 domain-containing protein: MTSLPIGLIIEGLVAVLLVITIAYCWILNRRLQRLRADEQTLRATISELMTATEIAERAILGLKTTAAEADKSLGRRLKEAETMSHTLADQIGEGDKVFTRISQIAGAARSAAQQRELPPASDPYTAQPQAAPPPHTNGHLAGEPSILQQAPAVEPERKRSSRASDIRSAAAEATARLEEFRNKRKGAAA; this comes from the coding sequence ATGACGTCCTTGCCCATCGGACTGATTATTGAAGGCCTTGTTGCTGTCCTTCTTGTAATCACCATCGCCTATTGCTGGATTTTAAACCGCCGTCTTCAGAGGCTTCGGGCAGACGAACAAACGCTCCGGGCGACCATTTCGGAATTGATGACGGCCACGGAAATCGCGGAGCGGGCTATCCTGGGTTTGAAGACCACCGCGGCGGAAGCGGATAAGTCTCTCGGGCGCCGTCTTAAGGAAGCAGAAACCATGTCTCATACCTTAGCCGACCAGATCGGCGAAGGTGACAAAGTCTTTACGCGGATCTCGCAAATTGCTGGAGCAGCCCGGTCTGCTGCGCAGCAACGGGAATTGCCGCCTGCGAGCGATCCTTATACCGCGCAGCCGCAAGCCGCACCACCGCCGCATACCAATGGTCATTTGGCGGGCGAGCCATCGATACTGCAACAGGCGCCAGCCGTGGAGCCTGAACGTAAACGGAGCAGTCGCGCATCCGATATCCGGAGTGCGGCGGCGGAAGCTACAGCAAGGCTGGAGGAATTCCGCAACAAGCGTAAAGGCGCTGCTGCATGA
- a CDS encoding MotE family protein: MSVRLLPLLGVAASALFGLKLLGLIMGPDSTSLPINGAIAQENAEMEAGGAETAPMPEEGAAASGLAPPAQPVLPDSLEIGGSAAERAVLESLGKRRQNLQKQEGQLDLREKLLQATEERIEQRVEELKQLEARINSAVEQKKKQEENEIAGLVTMYENMKPKDAARIFDRLSLPILMKVVRQMKPRKMSAILAKMSPDAAEQLTVAIASQSSEQPEPVQEQAQAPASAVLPKIPSN; this comes from the coding sequence ATGAGTGTAAGATTGTTGCCATTGTTGGGCGTTGCCGCGAGCGCGCTGTTCGGGTTGAAACTTCTAGGCCTCATTATGGGCCCAGACAGCACCAGCCTGCCAATCAATGGCGCAATCGCGCAAGAAAACGCTGAAATGGAAGCAGGCGGTGCAGAGACTGCCCCAATGCCTGAAGAGGGCGCCGCGGCTTCCGGTTTGGCACCGCCGGCCCAACCGGTTTTGCCGGACAGCCTGGAAATTGGTGGATCTGCAGCGGAACGCGCAGTTCTTGAGAGCCTCGGCAAACGCCGCCAAAACCTGCAGAAACAGGAAGGCCAGCTGGACCTCCGCGAAAAACTGCTTCAGGCCACTGAGGAACGCATCGAGCAGCGGGTTGAAGAACTGAAGCAGCTCGAAGCACGGATCAACTCAGCAGTTGAGCAGAAGAAAAAGCAGGAAGAAAACGAAATTGCCGGTCTCGTGACCATGTACGAAAACATGAAACCGAAAGACGCGGCGCGTATTTTTGATAGGTTGAGCCTGCCGATCCTGATGAAGGTGGTCCGACAAATGAAGCCCCGGAAAATGTCGGCTATTTTGGCGAAAATGTCGCCGGATGCTGCCGAGCAGCTGACCGTTGCGATCGCCAGTCAGTCCTCCGAGCAGCCAGAACCGGTCCAAGAACAGGCACAGGCGCCTGCAAGTGCGGTCCTTCCAAAAATTCCGTCTAACTGA